The Babylonia areolata isolate BAREFJ2019XMU chromosome 32, ASM4173473v1, whole genome shotgun sequence genome window below encodes:
- the LOC143276542 gene encoding uncharacterized protein LOC143276542, whose amino-acid sequence MADRVSPSNGASSIPVFEALLPQGTANGEGEGEGEGEGEGGHLHSIEKAEHEAEVTSTTGAELREAEERLDNQSDLTDLDTMGPFLEPSASAMRLLDTNKLLSFGGGSEYPSSPSVADFFTSASAPYGSFSLCQRKFRDPHDGQAFYRRCCLDLRGKEPGIQKFSSEDIPHRPEQEDFKTHAAAYFKCSEDDIHVLQLLNEPAPAVIIKDTAQHLAVIVNFVNNNEHEGKTCLLVGRDVSLSSGLGMCKQWVEKTLKHPPSCQVCLLQNGQRLDSPYPFNDLQDFQELQLTRVETLTLKFVCRRSPCSEQVFYIDCRSTDYVQEVKEKFLQVFQENQLGDHCTVTDSHNVWFTNGDTIAPSDKLLTTVLYPKEDQFSLEARQSEDTFYVHFQPPDSVLVKLNFRSDSRKHFKSESVILLSPTTTTAHTLRREVSKVVHKDPLSFKMFISDKKIEQDTVLELLLRNPPCTVDVEQRPQIELHVQLHEPCYSAPWPVLMHRYELVQRLKEHVCSVLGMPFHCVDLHHKDARLDESLDLRGSRLRTGDTVKALVLPNRIRVRVRLVGCDHWEEVVVDDVNVTTVGHLIAYVCAPHKDSPFRQTPGHDGGARTTEQESPPFSGVITFKALHRRKVLAHGATLREAGVAMNSRVLVQRQKSFCFTSSCFGRVPIYVCCSEDDYRPAERVMVMCDGGRIYWANPRGEEADEVPSVQQQPWPHDQLPTPSGLQACSGPLSHQFPPYGTGSTDSTESTPQTPPSPAPWPYVCSTCKSESMPVFPSSSPVQGKMSRSQSSNLRDRRTGQAEGPTTSSSSLRHSTPVHDGRNDQEELASSLHSMDLCDGDPSDAGSTLPSSTRQDGYLSDPVASRRTHRLQPNLKVKLSPVKVLPQNMDIGQQRNGNGSRPVRQQFRPGGGGGGGGSSTARSLSPLVQEHSGHFLSPNKSHHGNGGSGFRFSTSLPLTPRARGDQSLSDVDRTSQKAVTRSYTVQQSLEEKKGELVTTTQVQTTHTIPKEMLKQSGLVPGLISPFPFGPPSATSQLALPGAQGAPAEECDFPRGDITFAYVKKSTIMLIANNLGTEGMNILMDLLPRNIVTEIEERFPREAARRYSEGLSRWLQLKGSKATVTDLKEVLNRYGRTDLVEEVDKNEAKERGYETAP is encoded by the exons ATGGCGGATCGGGTTTCTCCTTCAAATGGAGCTTCGTCGATTCCGGT ATTCGAGGCACTGCTTCCGCAGGGCACGGCTAacggagagggtgagggagagggtgagggtgagggtgagggcggCCATCTTCACAGCATAGAGAAAGCGGAGCACGAGGCGGAAGTCACGAGCACAACCGGGGCGGAACTGAGGGAGGCGGAAGAGAGGTTAGACAACCAATCGGATTTGACGGACCTGGACACTATGGGCCCGTTTCTGGAGCCTTCCGCATCCGCCATGCGCCTGCTGGACACCAACAAGTTACTGTCTTTTGGCGGGGGGTCGGAGTACCCGTCCTCTCCTTCCGTTGCTGATTTTTTCACTTCCGCTTCTGCGCCGTatg GTAGTTTTTCTCTGTGTCAACGAAAATTCAGAGATCCACATGATGGTCAAGCATTTTATCGTCGATGCTGTTTGGATTTGAGAGGAAAGGAGCCCGGAATCCAGAAGTTTTCATCCGAAGACATCCCGCATCGTCCTGAGCAAGAGGACTTCAAGACACATGCGGCTGCATATTTTAAATGCAGCGAGGACGACATTCACGTGCTTCAGCTGCTTAACGAACCCGCGCCTGCTGTGATCATCAAGGACACTGCACAGCACTTGGCTGTGATCGTCAACTTCGTCAACAACAACGAACATGAAGGCAAAACATGTCTCCTTGTCGGTCGGGACGTCAGTTTGAGTTCAGGGTTAGGTATGTGTAAGCAGTGGGTGGAGAAGACCTTGAAACACCCGCCCTCCTGCCAGGTGTGTCTTCTGCAAAACGGTCAACGACTGGACAGTCCTTACCCCTTCAACGACCTGCAAGACTTCCAAGAACTGCAGCTGACGCGAGTGGAGACTTTAACTTTGAAATTCGTCTGTCGACGGAGTCCTTGCAGTGAACAAGTGTTCTACATCGACTGCAGAAGTACAGATTATGTTCAGGAAGTCAAGGAGAAATTCCTACAGGTTTTTCAAGAAAACCAGCTCGGAGACCACTGCACTGTCACTGATTCGCACAATGTTTGGTTCACCAACGGGGATACCATTGCACCTTCTGACAAACTGTTGACGACCGTGCTGTACCCTAAAGAAGACCAGTTCTCGCTGGAGGCACGCCAAAGCGAGGACACGTTTTACGTGCATTTCCAACCTCCGGATTCCGTGCTGGTCAAACTCAACTTCCGGTCCGACTCCAGAAAGCATTTCAAGTCAGAAAGCGTCATCCTGCTTTCACCGACAACCACCACTGCTCACACTCTCCGACGGGAAGTGTCCAAAGTGGTCCACAAAGACCCTCTGTCCTTTAAAATGTTTATTTCCGACAAGAAAATCGAACAGGACACAGTCCTGGAGCTTTTACTCAGGAACCCACCCTGCACGGTTGACGTGGAGCAACGTCCACAAATTGAGCTGCACGTGCAGCTGCACGAACCGTGCTACTCAGCGCCATGGCCCGTGCTCATGCATAGGTATGAGCTCGTGCAGAGGCTGAAAGAGCACGTGTGTTCCGTTCTGGGCATGCCGTTCCACTGCGTCGACCTTCACCACAAAGACGCCCGCCTCGACGAATCCCTCGACCTGAGGGGCTCCCGTTTGCGGACCGGCGACACGGTGAAGGCGCTGGTTCTTCCCAACCGTATCCGTGTCCGGGTGAGGCTGGTGGGGTGCGATCACTGGGAGGAGGTAGTGGTGGACGACGTCAACGTCACCACTGTGGGGCATCTCATTGCCTACGTCTGTGCCCCCCACAAGGACAGTCCCTTCAGACAGACGCCCGGACACGACGGAGGAGCAAGGACCACGGAGCAGGAGTCTCCCCCTTTCTCGGGGGTCATCACGTTCAAAGCTCTCCACCGCCGGAAGGTTCTTGCCCACGGGGCCACTCTACGCGAGGCCGGGGTGGCCATGAACTCCAGAGTGCTGGTGCAGCGCCAGAAGAGCTTTTGCTTCACGTCATCCTGTTTCGGGAGGGTACCGATCTACGTGTGCTGCTCGGAGGACGACTACAGGCCTGCGGaaagggtgatggtgatgtgtgacgGGGGAAGGATTTACTGGGCCA ATCCACGTGGTGAGGAAGCGGACGAGGTGCCGTCGGTGCAGCAGCAGCCTTGGCCCCATGACCAGCTGCCCACCCCGAGCGGCCTTCAGGCCTGCAGCGGACCGCTGAGCCACCAGTTCCCCCCCTACGGCACGGGCAGCACGGACAGCACGGAGAGCACCCCACAGACACCCCCATCACCAGCCCCATGGCCCTACGTGTGCAGCACGTGCAAGTCGGAATCCATGCCCGTCTTCCCCTCGTCCTCTCCCGTACAGGGGAAGATGAGTAGGAGTCAGTCTTCCAACTTGAGAGATCGGAGGAC GGGGCAGGCCGAAGGACCCACCACCAGCTCATCATCACTCCGCCACTCCACGCCAGTCCACGACGGGAGGAACGACCAGGAGGAGCTGGCATCGTCACTGCACTCCATGGATCTGTGTGACGGGGATCCTTCTGACGCTGGGTCCACACTTCCTTCGTCCACCAGACAGGATGGCTACCTTTCTGACCCGGTAGCTTCCAGACGTACACATCGTCTTCAACCCAACCTGAAAGTGAAGCTGAGTCCTGTGAAGGTTTTGCCCCAAAATATGGACATAGGGCAGCAACGAAATGGGAACGGCAGTCGTCCAGTTAGACAGCAGTTCCgacccggtggtggtggtggtggcggcggctcATCAACAGCACGCTCCCTGTCTCCGCTTGTTCAGGAACATTCTGGCCACTTCCTGTCACCAAACAAAAGTCACCATGGAAACGGGGGGAGCGGCTTCCGGTTCTCTACCAGTCTTCCGTTAACCCCCAGGGCTCGTGGGGACCAAAGCTTGTCGGACGTGGATAGAACGTCCCAAAAAGCCGTGACCAG gtcCTATACGGTGCAGCAGAGTCTggaggaaaagaaaggagaacTGGTGACGACCACACAGGTCCAGACCACGCACACCATCCCCAAGGAGATGCTGAAGCAGTCAGGGTTGGTGCCGGGACTGATATCGCCATTTCCGTTCGGTCCCCCCTCTGCCACCTCCCAGCTGGCCTTGCCTGGAGCCCAAGGGGCACCTGCCGAGGAGTGCGACTTCCCCCGTGGTGACATAACGTTCGCTT ACGTCAAGAAATCAACAATAATGCTCATCGCCAACAACCTGGGAACAGAAGGTATGAACATACTGATGGACCTACTTCCCAGAAACATCGTCACCGAGATCGAAGAGCGCTTCCCCAGAGAAGCGGCTCGAAGATACTCCGAAGGTCTCTCCAGGTGGCTGCAGCTCAAGGGTAGCAAGGCCACCGTCACGGATCTGAAGGAGGTTCTGAACAGATACGGGAGGACCGACCTCGTGGAGGAGGTGGACAAGAACGAAGCCAAAGAACGGGGCTACGAGACCGCTCCTTGa